AGGACGTGAAGCTGGAAATAAAATTAGCCAATGGCAAAGGCCTCACTTTTAAACCGGCCGAAGTTCTCGTTAAAGTCAGTGATAAATCTGATGTGCAAATCATGATTACAGCACCCGAGAGCGCCAGTATCGGTGAGTACATTGTCTCTGTGACGGGAACACCGACAACCGGCGAGCCGACATCGACGGAATTCAACGTCAAGGTTATGGCTCCGTAGATTTAAAATAAAGTTATCAGGGGAAAGTGCCTCATTGGAAGCACTTTCCTTTTACTGGTTTAAATAATGAGCCCCGGGGCTTGGTGAAATTGGATTATGGAAATGGTTGTTGACAGGCGTTATCTGCCGGAAATCGGAAGCACTGTTGCGTTGCAATCAGATGCGCGACAGGTGTTTTTTCTGTTAAGAAAATTTAAGGGAGTTTTTTATGGGATTGATATTACTTATTATTGTTGTTTTGCTTCTTTTCGGCGGGCTGCCTCGATGGAATTACAGCCGCAATTGGGGGTACGCACCAACAGGCGGCTTGGGGCTGGTA
The window above is part of the Planctomycetaceae bacterium genome. Proteins encoded here:
- a CDS encoding DUF3309 domain-containing protein, encoding MGLILLIIVVLLLFGGLPRWNYSRNWGYAPTGGLGLVLIVLLILVLLGYIPRGF